Part of the Nitrospirota bacterium genome is shown below.
TTAATAAACTTCCGGTCAACGAAATTAAAATTGACAAATCATTTGTGATCAATATGCTGACAGATAAGGACAGTGACATGATCGTCCGGTCGACAATTCATCTGGCCCATAATTTAGGATTAAAAGTGGTTGCCGAAGGGGTGGAAAACAAGGAGACCTGGGACAGGCTCAAAACCATGGGTTGTGATTATGTGCAAGGATTTTATATCAGCAAACCCCTCTCTGCCGAGCAGTTCATTCACTGGCTGGATCATTCGCCATGGAGGATAAACCGGCAGATGAACAACACCGGACCCAAAGCAGCCTGAATCAATATTGAATTCCCATCAGGATAAAGAAACGCATCCCGTTACATGGGACAGATAAAGTTCCCCATTGCCATCAGCTTGTTAAACGTTTCCCGGTAATCCACTTTGATATCGATAACCACAGGGCCTTTTTCACGAAGCGCTTCTTTTAAGACCGGTTTAAATCCATTAGCGGAATCAATGGAATACCCTTTCGCGCCAAAAGATTCAGCCAGTTTAAGAAAATTCGGATTGCCCAATTCGATTCCAAAAGAATGTCCAAACTCTTTTTCCTGTTTAAACTGAATCAACCCATACCCGTCATCGCGAAAAACCACATTCACGATCGGAAGCTTCAGTCGTACGGCGGTCTCTAATTCCTGACAATTCATTAAAAATCCGCCATCGCCGGAGACGGTGACAATCTTTTTCTCAGGATAAATAAGCTTGGCGGCAATCGCCCCGGGAAGCGCGATTCCCATGGCTGCGAATCCGTTGGAAATGATTACGGTATTCGGATGATGGGCGCGAAAATGACGGGCAATCAATAATTTATGGACCCCGACGTCGCTGATTAAAATATCTTCAGGTTTCATCATCTCCCGTAATTCATAGATAATCCGCTCAGGATTCATGGGGAACCGGCAATCTTGAATCCCTTCTTCAAATGATTTTAAAATTTCACGACGAAGAATTCTGGCACTTTCCGGATCATGCACCACCTTTACTTCTTTCAACAGCCGGTTCAAGGCTTCTCCGATATCCCCGACCACTTCAACCCGGGGTTGATAATAGGCGTCTACTTCGGCAGGCAAGAAATCGATGTGAATAATTTTCTTATCTTTTTGACCGTTCCATCGGTAGGGACTATATTCCACCAGGTCATACCCTACCGCAATAATCAAATCTGCCCGGTCAAAACCAAAGGAGACGTAATCATGGGCTTGCAAGCCGATACTCAAAAGAGAAAGGTCATAATCTACCGGAACAACCCCTTTGCCCATAAAGGTATTGGCCACCGGAATGTTGGTTTTTTTTGAAAATCTCAACAAAGTCTCCGACCCTTTTCCGCGGACGACACCGTTCCCGGCCAAAATAACCGGATGGTGGGACTGGTCAATCAATTGTGCAGCTTGTCGCAGGGATTCCCGGTCCGGAGACGGCCTTCTAAAACTTTCAGAAACCAGGGGGACCCCTTCTGTGTTTTCCTTGGCGATATCTTCCGGATACTCAATATGGCAGGCGCCCGGTTTTTCTGTTTGCGCGAGTTTAAAAGCTTTTCGAACGACTTCGGGAATGTTGGCGGGTTTTTCGATGCGGGCATTCCACTTTGTCAACGGACGGAAACTTTCGACGATATTGACATATTGGTGTGATTCTTTATGTGCCCGATCCAGACCCGCTTGAGCGGTAA
Proteins encoded:
- a CDS encoding acetolactate synthase large subunit, which translates into the protein MKSSDLFVQCLEKEGVRFIFGLPGEENIDLLDSISRSSLQFIPTRHEQGAAFMADVYGRLTGRAGVCLSTLGPGATNLATGIADANLDHAPLVAITAQAGLDRAHKESHQYVNIVESFRPLTKWNARIEKPANIPEVVRKAFKLAQTEKPGACHIEYPEDIAKENTEGVPLVSESFRRPSPDRESLRQAAQLIDQSHHPVILAGNGVVRGKGSETLLRFSKKTNIPVANTFMGKGVVPVDYDLSLLSIGLQAHDYVSFGFDRADLIIAVGYDLVEYSPYRWNGQKDKKIIHIDFLPAEVDAYYQPRVEVVGDIGEALNRLLKEVKVVHDPESARILRREILKSFEEGIQDCRFPMNPERIIYELREMMKPEDILISDVGVHKLLIARHFRAHHPNTVIISNGFAAMGIALPGAIAAKLIYPEKKIVTVSGDGGFLMNCQELETAVRLKLPIVNVVFRDDGYGLIQFKQEKEFGHSFGIELGNPNFLKLAESFGAKGYSIDSANGFKPVLKEALREKGPVVIDIKVDYRETFNKLMAMGNFICPM